In the genome of Leucobacter luti, one region contains:
- a CDS encoding amino acid ABC transporter permease encodes MSETTPGAAGRPAPQPEAEIDPQAIEAIRLRHPWRTVFAVVLAVIAVLFIYDAAFNRPVYNWGEVGKYLFDTRVISAIGYTLQLTIYAMIIAVVLGVTLAIMRLSPNPVVRAVSWVYLWVFRGTPVYVQLVFWGMVPVVYKTIDLGIPFTEAVVSLTTKDLLSYFALAVIGLALNEAAYMAEIVRAGLLSVDKGQDEAAVALGLGWWHTMTRVVLPQAMRVIIPPTGNELISMLKTTSLVTAVPFTLELYTRTRDIASVTYQPVPMLIVASFWYLVITSILMVGQYYVERHFGRGVAQRPDVMKPSIATGVIGVVGPNDPDYVEDDPSTRRSGGIL; translated from the coding sequence ATGTCCGAAACCACCCCCGGCGCTGCGGGGCGACCCGCCCCGCAGCCCGAGGCCGAGATCGACCCGCAGGCGATTGAAGCGATTCGGTTGCGCCACCCGTGGCGCACCGTCTTCGCGGTCGTTCTTGCTGTCATCGCGGTACTGTTCATTTATGATGCCGCCTTCAATCGCCCGGTGTACAACTGGGGCGAGGTCGGCAAATACCTCTTCGATACCCGCGTCATCTCGGCGATCGGGTACACGCTCCAACTGACCATCTACGCGATGATCATCGCCGTGGTGCTGGGCGTCACGCTCGCCATCATGCGACTCTCACCAAACCCCGTGGTGCGTGCGGTGTCCTGGGTCTACCTCTGGGTGTTCCGCGGTACTCCGGTGTACGTCCAGCTGGTGTTCTGGGGCATGGTGCCGGTCGTCTACAAGACGATCGACCTGGGCATCCCGTTCACCGAGGCCGTGGTCTCACTCACGACCAAGGATCTGCTCAGCTACTTCGCCCTCGCCGTGATCGGCCTCGCGCTGAATGAGGCCGCGTACATGGCTGAGATCGTGCGCGCCGGCCTCCTGTCGGTCGACAAGGGCCAGGACGAAGCGGCAGTAGCGCTCGGCCTTGGCTGGTGGCACACGATGACCCGCGTCGTGTTGCCGCAGGCAATGCGCGTGATCATCCCGCCGACGGGCAACGAGCTGATCTCCATGCTCAAGACCACATCGCTGGTCACCGCCGTGCCGTTCACGCTCGAGTTGTACACGCGTACCCGAGACATCGCGTCTGTCACTTACCAGCCGGTGCCCATGCTGATTGTGGCGTCCTTCTGGTACCTGGTGATCACATCGATCCTGATGGTTGGCCAGTATTACGTCGAGCGTCACTTCGGACGCGGGGTCGCGCAGCGGCCTGATGTGATGAAGCCGAGCATTGCGACCGGAGTCATTGGCGTCGTAGGTCCGAACGATCCCGACTACGTCGAAGATGATCCGTCCACGCGTCGATCAGGGGGAATCCTATGA
- a CDS encoding ABC transporter substrate-binding protein, which yields MKIRYAIPALAAAALLTLTGCTNADGATDTPKEETPSASITADEAAVALLPAEIKDAGVLRIGTDAEYPPNEYKDNDGNPVGWGVDLAEAVSSKLGLTPEWEILGFDSIIPRIQEGALDMGSSSFTDTVERQKSVDFVNFLNAGSLWAAPVGSDVDPDNACGLTVAVQAGTVQHTDELPAKTKACTDAGKEAIEILPFDGQPEVTNAVVQGQADAFSADLPVTGDAVSKLDGKLETVGEVFDAAPYGFATQKDSEMTKAVQAALESLIKDGTYLEILTDAGIESGALTEATVNAGEN from the coding sequence ATGAAGATTCGTTACGCGATTCCCGCGCTCGCCGCAGCCGCACTGCTCACCCTCACCGGGTGCACCAACGCCGATGGCGCCACTGACACGCCGAAGGAAGAAACGCCCTCGGCCTCGATTACGGCAGATGAAGCAGCGGTTGCGCTGCTCCCCGCGGAGATCAAGGACGCTGGTGTGCTCCGGATCGGCACCGACGCCGAGTACCCGCCCAACGAGTACAAGGACAACGACGGCAACCCGGTTGGCTGGGGCGTCGACCTCGCTGAGGCCGTGTCATCCAAGCTGGGGCTGACCCCCGAGTGGGAGATTCTCGGCTTCGACAGCATCATTCCTCGCATCCAGGAGGGTGCACTCGACATGGGCTCATCGTCGTTCACCGACACGGTTGAGCGTCAGAAGTCGGTTGACTTCGTGAACTTCCTCAACGCAGGCAGCCTGTGGGCAGCGCCCGTTGGCTCCGATGTTGACCCCGACAATGCATGTGGCCTCACGGTCGCAGTGCAGGCCGGCACCGTGCAGCACACCGACGAACTCCCCGCAAAGACCAAGGCATGCACCGACGCTGGCAAGGAAGCCATCGAGATCCTGCCGTTCGACGGCCAGCCAGAGGTCACCAACGCCGTGGTCCAGGGCCAGGCGGACGCGTTCTCCGCTGACCTGCCGGTCACGGGCGACGCAGTGAGCAAGCTTGACGGCAAGCTCGAGACGGTCGGCGAGGTGTTCGACGCGGCTCCGTATGGATTCGCGACGCAGAAGGACAGCGAGATGACGAAGGCCGTGCAGGCTGCGCTTGAGTCGCTCATCAAGGACGGCACCTACCTCGAGATCCTCACGGACGCTGGTATCGAGTCGGGCGCGCTGACGGAAGCAACCGTCAACGCCGGCGAGAACTAA
- a CDS encoding response regulator, translating to MKLLIADDDPQLLRALRITLTSQGYEILTATDGAEAITAAIAHHPDLLILDLGMPNLDGVEVIHAVRGWSQAPILVVSGRAGTVDKVEALDAGADDYLTKPFSVEELLARVRALTRRLPRQSQSEEPEPLTVALGEITIDLAARSVVDASGGGRRQIRLTPTEWQMIDLLVRNAGRLVTRQTLLTHIWGTDHVTDTGYLRLYMSQLRKKLERDARAPRHLLTEPGMGYRLELETSNGTE from the coding sequence GTGAAACTGCTCATTGCCGATGATGATCCGCAGTTGCTCCGCGCGCTGCGCATCACCCTGACCTCGCAGGGCTATGAGATCCTGACCGCGACCGACGGTGCCGAGGCGATCACTGCGGCAATAGCGCACCACCCCGACCTTCTGATCCTCGACCTCGGGATGCCGAACCTCGATGGTGTCGAGGTGATCCACGCAGTGCGGGGCTGGTCGCAGGCACCGATTCTGGTGGTGTCGGGCCGGGCGGGCACCGTCGACAAAGTGGAGGCGCTCGATGCGGGGGCCGATGACTACCTGACGAAGCCGTTCTCGGTGGAGGAACTCCTCGCCCGCGTGCGCGCGCTGACGCGAAGACTTCCCCGGCAATCGCAGAGCGAGGAACCCGAGCCGCTCACCGTTGCGCTCGGGGAGATCACGATTGATCTTGCGGCCCGCAGCGTCGTTGATGCTTCTGGGGGTGGGAGACGCCAGATTCGGCTCACGCCGACTGAGTGGCAGATGATCGACCTGCTGGTGCGCAACGCAGGGCGGCTCGTGACGCGGCAGACGTTGTTGACCCATATTTGGGGCACCGATCACGTCACGGACACCGGGTACCTCAGGCTCTATATGTCGCAGTTGAGGAAGAAGCTCGAGCGCGATGCGCGTGCTCCGCGGCATCTGCTGACCGAGCCGGGGATGGGCTACCGCTTGGAGCTGGAGACCTCGAATGGCACGGAATGA